The DNA window GTCGGTCAACTGAATGTCACGGCGCGGCGCCGGCGGCGCGTCGGACGAAATCGCGAACCAGCCGGCCACGTCGCGGTATGGCCCGTGGCGGTTGATCACCGTGGTCGGATCGAATGCCGCCCAGGCGTCGGCGTTTCCACCGAACAGCCGGGCGATGGTCTGGGCCTTGTTGCCGGCGTTCGGGAAGAAATCACCGGCGACGTCGACGAACGCGCTGAACAGATCGGGGTGCATGACCGTCAAATCCACGGCGCAGGTTCCGCCCATGGACCAGCCGGCGATGCCCCAGTTCGTCCGGTGCGGGCTGACCCCGAAAGCCGAAACCATGAATGGCACAACATCTTTGGTCAGATGATCGGCGGCGTTGCCCCGCACCCCGTTCACGCACTCGGTGTCGTTGTTGAATGCGCCGCCGGAATCCACGAACACCAGCACCGGGGCCTTGCCGTTGTGCGCGGCCGCGAAGTCGTCGATCGTCTTGACCGCGTTGCCCGCACGCGTCCAGTCCGCGGGTGTGTTGAATTGCCCACCGATCATCATCACGGTCGGCAACGGCGGGGGCGGGGTGGTGGTGAACCATTCGGGCGGCAGGTAAACGAGCTCACCGCGGTGTTTGAAGTGCGATCCGTCCGAGGGAATCGCCACCGGCACGACGGTGCCGTGCGATGGCCGGATTCGGCTGGCGGCCATCGCGGTAACGGTGGCCCGGTCGGTCTGGTCGGGCAGCGGGCCCGACGTCAGCTGGTTCCACGCGGACTGCACGGTGGGGAAGTAGCCGACCCAGAGATTGAGCACCAGCG is part of the Mycobacterium mantenii genome and encodes:
- a CDS encoding alpha/beta hydrolase; this encodes MDHNESVTDPTDSAPAQFLASSHTSLMHGWVPTTIQVLAAVVLTSAIGWRSRRWRTVWMPATVLAGGAAAYLTHWYVVDHGLSDDPAPAALWLWVALTGMAAAVLVLGWRTARRWRRGAAVLAVPLCLLSAALVLNLWVGYFPTVQSAWNQLTSGPLPDQTDRATVTAMAASRIRPSHGTVVPVAIPSDGSHFKHRGELVYLPPEWFTTTPPPPLPTVMMIGGQFNTPADWTRAGNAVKTIDDFAAAHNGKAPVLVFVDSGGAFNNDTECVNGVRGNAADHLTKDVVPFMVSAFGVSPHRTNWGIAGWSMGGTCAVDLTVMHPDLFSAFVDVAGDFFPNAGNKAQTIARLFGGNADAWAAFDPTTVINRHGPYRDVAGWFAISSDAPPAPRRDIQLTDNGAIRLAGRDAAANPGNQTAAAYSLCALGRANGIDCAVVPQPGKHDWPFADRVFAASLPWLAGQLGTPGIPRTPLPAASAPAAGTPVVVPAEHSNSAKR